A genomic stretch from Arachis stenosperma cultivar V10309 chromosome 3, arast.V10309.gnm1.PFL2, whole genome shotgun sequence includes:
- the LOC130970101 gene encoding bifunctional 3-dehydroquinate dehydratase/shikimate dehydrogenase, chloroplastic-like isoform X1, translated as MDIPNVLAPSQFSAGEGGGMRKNPTLICAPVMADSVDKMHLDVSKAKASGADLVEIRLDSLKTFNPSSHLPALINNRPLPLLFTYRPNWEGGMYEGDDNTRFHALRLAMELGADYIDIELKVANQFYDFIRGTAYDKTKVIVSSHNYQQTPSVEDLGDLAARIQATGADIVKIATTALEITDVARMFQIMVHSQVRSVPFIGLVMGDRGLISRILCAKFGGYLTFGTLESGVVSAPGQPTLKDLLHLYNLRQVGPDTKVFGIIGKPVGHSKSPTLFNEAFKSLGINGVYVFLLVDDLAKFLSTYSSTDFVGFSVTIPHKEAAVTCCDEVDPVAKSIGAVNCIIRRPDGKLIGYNTDYVGAISAIEDGLRAKQNGSGTVVSPLAGKLFVVIGAGGAGKALAYGAKEKGARVVIANRTYERARELADLIGGDALALADLDNYHPEDGMILANTTSIGMQPKVDETPVSKHALKYYSLVFDAVYTPKMTRLLTEAEESGATVVTGLEMFLGQAYGQFEKYTGKPAPKQLFKKIMENY; from the exons ATGGACATCCCCAACGTTCTGGCAC CGTCGCAGTTTTCGGCAGGTGAAGGCGGAGGAATGAGGAAGAACCCGACGTTGATATGCGCTCCTGTAATGGCGGATTCCGTTGACAAGATGCACCTTGACGTCAGCAAGGCCAAAGCCAGCGGCGCTGACCTCGTCGAGATTCGTTTGGACTCCTTGAAGACCTTCAATCCCTCTTCGCACCTTCCCGCTCTTATCAATAACCGTCCTTTGCCGCTCTTATTTACTTACAG GCCCAATTGGGAAGGTGGTATGTATGAAGGTGATGACAATACACGCTTTCATGCTCTGAGGTTGGCCATGGAGCTCGGAGCTGATTACATCGACATTGAACTCAAG GTTGCAAATCAGTTCTATGACTTTATACGTGGAACGGCGTATGATAAAACCAAGGTCATTGTTTCATCTCACAATTATCAGCAAACTCCGTCAGTTGAGGATCTTGGTGACCTTGCTGCTAGAATACAAGCAACCGGGGCAGACATAGTGAAGATTGCAACAACTGCTTTGGAGATCACTGATGTGGCACGCATGTTTCAAATAATGGTGCATTCTCAAGTAAGAAGC GTTCCATTTATTGGACTTGTTATGGGTGATAGGGGATTGATTTCACGGATACTTTGTGCAAAATTTGGTGGGTATCTTACTTTTGGTACCCTTGAGTCAGGAGTAGTTTCAGCTCCTGGTCAACCTACACTTAAGGATCTATTGCATCTATACAATTTGAGACAAGTAGGACCTGATACGAAAGTATTTGGGATAATTGGAAAGCCTGTTGGTCACAGTAAATCACCCACATTGTTCAATGAGGCCTTCAAGTCACTTGGAATCAATGGAGTTTATGTATTTTTGTTGGTGGATGACCTTGCCAAATTTCTCAGCACTTACTCATCTACAGATTTTGTGGGATTCAG TGTTACCATTCCTCACAAGGAGGCAGCAGTTACGTGCTGTGATGAGGTTGACCCTGTGGCTAAG TCAATTGGAGCTGTCAATTGCATTATAAGAAGACCAGATGGGAAGTTAATTGGGTATAACACAGATTACGTTGGTGCTATTTCTGCAATTGAGGATGGGCTACGGG CTAAACAAAATGGCAGTGGCACAGTTGTTTCACCATTAGCTGGTAAACTGTTTGTTGTTATTGGTGCTGGTGGTGCTGGGAAGGCACTTGCTTATGGTGCAAAAGAGAAAGGAGCAAGGGTTGTGATTGCTAACCGAACCTATG AGCGTGCTAGAGAACTTGCTGATTTAATTGGAGGAGATGCTTTAGCCCTTGCTGATTTAGATAATTACCATCCGGAGGATGGTATGATTCTTGCAAACACGACATCTATTGGAATGCAACCAAAAGTTGATGAAACACCTGTTTCTAAG CATGCGTTGAAATACTACTCCCTGGTTTTTGATGCCGTCTACACACCCAAAATGACTAGACTTTTGACGGAAGCAGAAGAATCAGGAGCTACTGTTGTTACAGGATTGGAGATGTTTCTTGGACAAGCATATGGACAATTTGAGAAGTATACAGGAAAGCCAG CACCAAAGCAGCTCTTCAAAAAAATTATGGAGAATTACTGA
- the LOC130970103 gene encoding endonuclease 4-like, which yields MSLLLVSFVVVVVLFPFPTALCWGKDGHYAVCKIAQDYLNQDAVSALKELLPDSAQGHLAAVCSWADDVGYTHNYRWSQPLHYVDTPDFICNYRYCRDCHDSYAHKHVCVTAAIYNYTMQLKSQLNYNLTEALMFLSHFVGDVHQPLHVGFLGDLGGNTITVRWYRRKTNLHHVWDDMIIESALKTFYGSDLSTMIQAIQSNITDIWLNDVRVWESCAHNYTACPNWYASESISLACKFAYRNATPGSTLEDEYFLSRLPIVEKRLAQAGVRLAAILNRIFTSKTRIAQS from the exons ATGTCACTGTTGTTAGTGtcctttgttgttgttgtggtgTTGTTTCCATTCCCAACAGCTCTGTGCTGGGGAAAGGACGGGCACTATGCAGTTTGCAAGATTGCACAG GATTATCTGAACCAAGATGCTGTATCTGCACTGAAAGAGCTTCTTCCCGATTCCGCCCAAGGCCATCTGGCGGCGGTTTGCTCTTGGGCCGATGACGTTGGATATACCCACAACTATCGGTGGAGCCAACCTTTGCATTACGTTGACACCCCTGATTTCATCTGTAACTATCGTTACTGCA GAGACTGTCATGATTCCTATGCCCATAAACATGTCTGTGTCACTGCAGCTATTTACAACTATACAATGCAACTCAAATCGCAACTCAACT ATAATTTGACAGAGGCACTTATGTTCTTGTCACATTTTGTTGGCGATGTTCATCAG CCCCTGCATGTTGGTTTTCTTGGAGACCTAGGTGGAAACACCATAACAGTTCGATGGTATCGGAGGAAAACAAATCTTCATCAT GTTTGGGATGACATGATAATTGAATCTGCTCTGAAGACCTTCTACGGTTCAGATCTTTCAACTATGATACAAGCTATTCAAAGCAATATTACA GACATTTGGTTAAATGATGTACGTGTTTGGGAAAGTTGTGCACACAACTATACAGCTTGTCCAAATTG GTATGCTTCTGAAAGCATTAGCTTAGCGTGCAAGTTTGCCTACAGGAACGCCACACCAGGAAGCACCTTggaag ATGAGTACTTCCTTTCAAGACTTCCTATTGTGGAGAAAAGGCTGGCACAAGCTGGTGTGCGACTTGCAGCAATCCTCAATCGGATTTTTACTTCAAAGACCAGAATTGCTCAATCATAG
- the LOC130970101 gene encoding bifunctional 3-dehydroquinate dehydratase/shikimate dehydrogenase, chloroplastic-like isoform X2, translating into MDIPNVLAPSQFSAGEGGGMRKNPTLICAPVMADSVDKMHLDVSKAKASGADLVEIRLDSLKTFNPSSHLPALINNRPLPLLFTYRPNWEGGMYEGDDNTRFHALRLAMELGADYIDIELKVANQFYDFIRGTAYDKTKVIVSSHNYQQTPSVEDLGDLAARIQATGADIVKIATTALEITDVARMFQIMVHSQVPFIGLVMGDRGLISRILCAKFGGYLTFGTLESGVVSAPGQPTLKDLLHLYNLRQVGPDTKVFGIIGKPVGHSKSPTLFNEAFKSLGINGVYVFLLVDDLAKFLSTYSSTDFVGFSVTIPHKEAAVTCCDEVDPVAKSIGAVNCIIRRPDGKLIGYNTDYVGAISAIEDGLRAKQNGSGTVVSPLAGKLFVVIGAGGAGKALAYGAKEKGARVVIANRTYERARELADLIGGDALALADLDNYHPEDGMILANTTSIGMQPKVDETPVSKHALKYYSLVFDAVYTPKMTRLLTEAEESGATVVTGLEMFLGQAYGQFEKYTGKPAPKQLFKKIMENY; encoded by the exons ATGGACATCCCCAACGTTCTGGCAC CGTCGCAGTTTTCGGCAGGTGAAGGCGGAGGAATGAGGAAGAACCCGACGTTGATATGCGCTCCTGTAATGGCGGATTCCGTTGACAAGATGCACCTTGACGTCAGCAAGGCCAAAGCCAGCGGCGCTGACCTCGTCGAGATTCGTTTGGACTCCTTGAAGACCTTCAATCCCTCTTCGCACCTTCCCGCTCTTATCAATAACCGTCCTTTGCCGCTCTTATTTACTTACAG GCCCAATTGGGAAGGTGGTATGTATGAAGGTGATGACAATACACGCTTTCATGCTCTGAGGTTGGCCATGGAGCTCGGAGCTGATTACATCGACATTGAACTCAAG GTTGCAAATCAGTTCTATGACTTTATACGTGGAACGGCGTATGATAAAACCAAGGTCATTGTTTCATCTCACAATTATCAGCAAACTCCGTCAGTTGAGGATCTTGGTGACCTTGCTGCTAGAATACAAGCAACCGGGGCAGACATAGTGAAGATTGCAACAACTGCTTTGGAGATCACTGATGTGGCACGCATGTTTCAAATAATGGTGCATTCTCAA GTTCCATTTATTGGACTTGTTATGGGTGATAGGGGATTGATTTCACGGATACTTTGTGCAAAATTTGGTGGGTATCTTACTTTTGGTACCCTTGAGTCAGGAGTAGTTTCAGCTCCTGGTCAACCTACACTTAAGGATCTATTGCATCTATACAATTTGAGACAAGTAGGACCTGATACGAAAGTATTTGGGATAATTGGAAAGCCTGTTGGTCACAGTAAATCACCCACATTGTTCAATGAGGCCTTCAAGTCACTTGGAATCAATGGAGTTTATGTATTTTTGTTGGTGGATGACCTTGCCAAATTTCTCAGCACTTACTCATCTACAGATTTTGTGGGATTCAG TGTTACCATTCCTCACAAGGAGGCAGCAGTTACGTGCTGTGATGAGGTTGACCCTGTGGCTAAG TCAATTGGAGCTGTCAATTGCATTATAAGAAGACCAGATGGGAAGTTAATTGGGTATAACACAGATTACGTTGGTGCTATTTCTGCAATTGAGGATGGGCTACGGG CTAAACAAAATGGCAGTGGCACAGTTGTTTCACCATTAGCTGGTAAACTGTTTGTTGTTATTGGTGCTGGTGGTGCTGGGAAGGCACTTGCTTATGGTGCAAAAGAGAAAGGAGCAAGGGTTGTGATTGCTAACCGAACCTATG AGCGTGCTAGAGAACTTGCTGATTTAATTGGAGGAGATGCTTTAGCCCTTGCTGATTTAGATAATTACCATCCGGAGGATGGTATGATTCTTGCAAACACGACATCTATTGGAATGCAACCAAAAGTTGATGAAACACCTGTTTCTAAG CATGCGTTGAAATACTACTCCCTGGTTTTTGATGCCGTCTACACACCCAAAATGACTAGACTTTTGACGGAAGCAGAAGAATCAGGAGCTACTGTTGTTACAGGATTGGAGATGTTTCTTGGACAAGCATATGGACAATTTGAGAAGTATACAGGAAAGCCAG CACCAAAGCAGCTCTTCAAAAAAATTATGGAGAATTACTGA